One part of the Hippoglossus hippoglossus isolate fHipHip1 chromosome 11, fHipHip1.pri, whole genome shotgun sequence genome encodes these proteins:
- the LOC117770910 gene encoding uncharacterized protein LOC117770910 isoform X2 yields MEEQKPPPEKDAVEHILARKDKSSLRHRFIDHFKGKGLANSQLDVRDGSPQEMMESVTLQPDDASCSKQDESALITDEHSSDEEYLPNEDIQEPKEPTFARKNYCYVCGKGMTKLTRHFLRHADEETEIAGAFALPIYSKERKRLFEDLRNRGNYKHNQEVLRNNSGELKLKRRPSKANVSAKAFALCLHCKGLYKRRDLSRHVERCHSRKRSCPVNSTSTIPFTRDVQDFYRYLETTSASAIKTLKMYENPQVYNVLSKLTLAQLTVLNKGAPEVSKMSLKSFQERDDSTRVLSKHFIRINVVSKNRLKVAVLLTPELVSAITLLVDKRQNCGVHEDNPFLFAKPDRTDSSVYSGVHCIRSFSNLCEAKNPEHLRLVHLHKHIARVFQILNLENNELDHLAKLLGRDIRADRDYYRLPGAAVELAKIAKLLLAMEKGALEKFKGISLDEMEIEDELEPDVEMCKPKDSDTEEDSDESDVPPLQNENVKRPCRKRTPEKDALEHIKTRRDKPFLQEMLIDTIKGKGVFTHQSIEPSSFVVEYRGNISTRTETRGKERGDTLNNYLFDFSWNGTNWRVDASKSHGGFGRLVNDDHVSPNCEMKKIVFEEKPHLCLFAVKEIHRGEEITYDYGDSSYPWRSTTTSEELNSTQTHLKDAASSPEDEMVVDFEAFSSEESCGDDEYVPGPDEEPSSVEYDNEVKDDDEQKNNPDVVDSSEQQPTDDSPVQQEDDSNDHPPERDAINLSPANKNYCYVCGKPQSKISRHLLTHRHEEADIAQVFALRRNSKERKKQMDDLRKRGNYKHNQEVLKTCCGELKVSKRSKVSLTNSNLFAPCLYCKGMYSRKLMWRHVRKCSNKLFKGAIGPKTKVLTLVATTVSTEPREMTSYVRDVLKNLNNDEISSAVREDCYLLRLAQCLCFTNKTKKQSEYIRRKLREMGRVLLRLRKKSISCFEDAVKPENFSKVVEAVKELSGFREETQSCDRPTFAQKLGETLKKIGDISYAVALKEDADKETIHQAETFMRLCAEEWGPRSKSFIKNPSTILFTQDAQLLYQCIEKTAASAVQSLTMYESPPVYNALLRVTLAQAAILNANVFKKVPRVTLKSFQERDDAELHTDASVGRSQLEQILCKRFVTINVMSKAERKGHDKEIALMLTPELLSAITLLVSKRESCGVHALNSFLFARPVAIRTSFYQGQTCISLFVARCGAKNLETQRPALFRKHMVRTYQILSLTNDELDQLAKLLARDIQTDRDYYQKPEAAGDIAKISELLSEMENGSVERFEGKSFEDIEIPDELQPDLKECDSDNNDANEDCEDAESSVLSRDSSPQKRVSSSKKRGRRKRKKSESEESVQDEEEHDEGDAESDDQSEEVPAKCAEETPSRGNEEATNVSFSDEDMNVDFDMDEDTDDDVRNDNRDGDVGSDGSAAMPPRTQVKGRTEQDEDVSDNKKERSPHKNSTDTDPEETMDVDAEETDKVTGGEGADGREVDTSGSSAALNTEKKKRLLAQMNGMKKVKVLIPKLDINLQNPVHISQLPPAFKKWLEKDQPLQDDDNEPETSSSSTDAKNHPTTEEATYMTCSHCEKSMMKGQTAYQKKGFTHVFCSKSCLFEKFPVNKPDTKTCHSCHKAITQPLDLVMAVVDAQGTVKDFCALTCLCLFKSVHAPAQTPQSLCSMCNKSCAATCELSLTQAVHKFCNKSCLDGFCRDNMPACDNCSSHCRKQPLMLELEEDGTKTICSEECLTEFKEKTETPQPCSMCLTSQQMSDMVNYKSIEGTVKLFCNRGCMVSYQLKPAAQENKRKAWLKKKKKGQQTKQKPNTEGVSVDSGSTAEEPTLISAASCVSCRTCETRMMKGQTVYQLKSSSDVFCSASCFTQMNPHIKVVTKHCHNCFQVILQPLKVILAPVGDVGTMKELCGETCLASVNSRMSTAVLKTQPQVGYHKVNNLTAPQCDICASTCTDDQFLLKMEDSRVCSKECLVKFKEKVKTPQMCPMCQTSHQLSDMVEDKDQDGRLDFFCSNRCSVVYKAQFLTQSAKTSSSSEERNIKDVTPKDVKPKLDFIKQEPVDEGYNQNLPPGVATEHIKDEPNVTKDLKTDPVFFLTTDSPPSEDTSLCHVDLKLSCLSCKKTLMDGETVYQRKDHADIFCSTACILTFYQMKPVRKTCQFCLEEVRESQDVLQFPVEPEGTLKDFCSRACLSSFNYKKVVSTKIPIVPLASHSQCSMCGRYCISKHEIIKQGLVHKICSDPCFFRFCNMNNLSLCQNCHCRCNTLLTLKMKEGSKKLCTAACVAQVKKTIRTLQPCVMCQSSCPASDMVETITSENVVELFCTNSCVMAAKIQAASVSGAPLNCDNCGRNTLPACHLAMPDATIRNFCTLACAMTFKETQKDTSAPSHLSGASDPTTSDFLKPPENLLCPQCRRIIRTSPKVVQQKGKVTFVCSLACSQEFKRVTNITTTCEYCRTEGIARDAKRIDSKDCFFCSDGCKILFSHELERKWGKHCDSCAYCRSGSRTVLTANYAGKKEEFCSEVCMSKYNMLYCCYAKCDTCSHKGKLRESLSMLGEVKHFCDLRCVLHFCNKRLQVVNTDSSSPESAGAAASSPIITSVISLSSTTQHASSSPESSRQAESSPVITSVVSLASHLARRNKTSSSTTQHESVPEIQTKVVGHASVQTAPRELKNKSVLCSPLVHNKGVSCTTATVDAEAQTDNFVPQVIVLPLPVPAYVPLPMNMYSQYTPQPVGLPVPLPVPIFLPVALDRPDPATKERVEPPEADLHLRSETGTQQDDRSGRENGLRAEELTTEDERQETQDLNEHTSSFDDDLDKNDLGSFNLQEHSFTDVSLWSPGQPHTPAPPPIREEPASSAPAPPPSQQTLLSKVHNKNEGPKLPQLCKATKEETFQRDLSKLMSRKQHKQKSQCGIDAWKRWIQGRKSQTNLDPVSFKENVLLCSAAELSDGLCCFVNEVKQADGEPHPPDSLFYLCLSIQQFLFENDRMENIFSDVIYSQFTTEFTKILKRLKPSVTAAGYVQSCVEEEFLWECKQLGAYSPIVLLNTLLFFCCKNFGFTTVEQHRQLSFTQLTCCTRTNLNHTRTTSLRFYPPISTTEALPDGVPDKKRKKGNVENSLEMMENPENPENPLHCPVRLCEFYLSKCSESVKQRSDWFFLWSRSLLCSQQPPLVLLFPTGWRHHGGHARSNPHSPRAAGQKVAELRPNGQQTTPRSHVFVKVVKNILSDRNCKEETSSSRLPVLTQFTSLQSLHIHVLFLVSFQSVECQHFQL; encoded by the exons ATGGAGGAGCAGAAACCCCCCCCAGAGAAAGATGCTGTGGAACACATACTTGCTCGTAAAGACAAATCCTCGCTGAGGCATCGATTCATAGACCACTTTAAAG ggAAAGGACT TGCCAACAGTCAGTTGGACGTCAGGGACGGTTCACCTCAAGAGATGATGGAGTCGGTTACGCTGCAACCAGACGATGCTTCATGCAGCAAGCAGGACGAGTCGGCTCTGATCACTGATGAACACAGCTCGGATGAAGAATACTTACCCAATGAGGATATACAGGAGCCCAAAGAGCCAACCTTCGCCAGGAAAAATTATTGTTATGTTTGTGGGAAAGGAATGACTAAACTCACTCGTCATTTTTTAAGACATGCTGATGAAGAAACTGAGATTGCTGGAGCCTTTGCATTGCCCATATATTCTAAGGAACGGAAAAGGTTATTTGAGGATTTAAGAAACAGAGGAAATTACAAACATAATCAAGAGGTGTTGAGGAACAACAGCGGAGAGTTAAAACTTAAAAGACGACCGTCAAAAGCGAATGTTAGTGCTAAAGCATTTGCACTCTGTCTGCATTGTAAAGGCTTGTACAAACGTAGGGATCTGTCTAGGCATGTAGAGAGATGCCATTCTAGGAAAAGGTCATGCCCT GTAAACAGCACGTCTACGATACCGTTCACACGTGATGTGCAGGATTTCTACAGGTACCTAGAAACGACATCAGCGTCTGCCATCAAAACCCTGAAGATGTATGAAAACCCACAGGTCTACAATGTACTCTCCAAACTGACGCTTGCACAGTTGACCGTCTTAAACAAAGGTGCACCTGAGGTTTCTAAAATGTCACTGAAGTCATTCCAGGAGCGGGACGACTCCACTCGAGTGTTGTCCAAGCACTTCATCAGGATAAATGTTGTGAGCAAGAATAGACTAAAAGTTGCTGTTTTGTTGACACCTGAGCTCGTCAGTGCAATCACACTGCTTGTGGACAAGAGACAGAACTGTGGCGTACACGAAGACAACCCTTTCCTGTTTGCAAAGCCCGACCGCACTGATTCAAGCGTCTACAGTGGAGTGCACTGCATCAGGAGTTTCTCAAATCTGTGTGAAGCAAAAAACCCAGAGCATCTCAGGTTGGTGCATCTCCACAAGCACATTGCAAGAGTGTTCCAGATTCTCAACCTGGAGAACAATGAGCTGGATCACCTGGCGAAGCTGCTGGGTCGTGACATTCGGGCTGACAGGGATTACTACCGTTTGCCAGGGGCGGCGGTGGAACTGGCAAAAATTGCGAAACTACTTCTGGCAATGGAAAAGGGTGCTCTTGAAAAATTCAAAGGAATCTCTCTGGATGAAATGGAGATTGAGG ATGAGTTGGAGCCGGATGTGGAGATGTGCAAACCAAAAGACAGTGATACTGAAGAGGACAGCGACGAATCAGATGTTCCACCTCTGCAGAACG AAAATGTGAAACGGCCATGCAGAAAGCGGACTCCTGAGAAAGATGCCCTGGAGCACATAAAGACCCGCAGAGACAAACCGTTCCTACAGGAAATGTTGATTGACACGATCAAAG GAAAAGGTGTTTTCACCCATCAGTCCATCGAACCATCCAGCTTTGTTGTTGAGTATCGGGGGAACATCTCCACTCGCACTGAGACCCGGGGAAAAGAACGTGGCGATACTTTGAACAATTACCTGTTTGACTTTTCGTGGAATGGAACAAACTGGCG TGTCGATGCGTCGAAAAGCCACGGAGGGTTTGGGAGACTCGTGAATGATGACCACGTTAGTCCCAACTGTGAGATGAAGAAGATAGTTTTTGAGGAGAAGCCGCACTTGTGCCTGTTTGCAGTGAAGGAAATACATCGAGGCGAGGAGATAACTTACGACTACGGGGACTCGTCGTACCCCTGGCGCTCGACG ACAACCAGTGAGGAATTgaattcaacacaaacacacttgaaaGATGCTGCATCTTCACCGGAGGATGAAATG GTGGTGGACTTTGAAGCCTTTAGTTCTGAAGAATCCTGTGGTGATGACGAGTATGTCCCTGGCCCTGATGAAGAGCCAAGCAGCGTTGAATACGACAATGAAGTCAAAGATGATGACGAGCAGAAGAACAATCCAGATGTCGTAGATTCTTCTGAACAGCAACCCACTGATGATTCCCCCGTCCAGCAGGAGGACGACTCCAATGACCATCCCCCTGAGAGAGATGCCATAAACCTTTCCCCCGCCAACAAAAACTATTGTTACGTTTGCGGGAAACCTCAGTCCAAAATTTCTCGTCATCTTTTGACCCATAGACACGAGGAGGCCGACATCGCTCAAGTGTTTGCACTACGTCGAAATTCCAAAGAACGAAAAAAGCAAATGGACGACCTACGAAAAAGAGGAAATTACAAACATAATCAGGAGGTGTTGAAGACTTGCTGTGGAGAACTGAAAGTGTCGAAAAGATCTAAAGTGTCCCTTACAAATAGTAACTTGTTTGCCCCCTGTCTGTACTGTAAAGGCATGTATAGTCGTAAGCTAATGTGGCGACATGTGCGAAAGTGCTCAAACAAGTTATTTAAGGGTGCAATAGGTCCCAAGACCAAAGTTTTAACTTTGGTTGCTACCACAGTGTCAACAGAGCCGAGAGAAATGACATCATATGTGAGGGACGTTTTAAAGAACCTGAATAACGATGAGATTTCATCTGCGGTGCGGGAGGATTGTTACTTGCTGCGTCTGGCACAGTGTttgtgcttcacaaataaaacgAAAAAACAATCAGAGTACATTAGACGGAAGCTGAGGGAAATGGGAAGGGTCCTGTTAAGGTTAAGGAAAAAGTCGATAAGTTGCTTTGAAGATGCTGTCAAGCCTGAAAACTTCAGCAAAGTGGTTGAAGCCGTCAAGGAGCTCAGTGGTTTCAGGGAAGAGACACAGTCTTGTGACAGACCAACTTTTGCGCAGAAGTTGGGAGAGACGCTCAAGAAGATTGGGGACATAAGTTACGCCGTAGCTTTGAAAGAGGATGCTGACAAAGAGACAATACACCAAGCAGAGACATTTATGAGGCTGTGTGCCGAAGAATGGGGCCCCCGATCAAAATCCTTTATAAAAAACCCATCGACCATACTGTTCACCCAGGACGCGCAGCTTTTATACCAGTGCATTGAGAAGACAGCAGCGTCTGCAGTCCAGAGCCTGACGATGTACGAAAGCCCCCCAGTCTACAATGCACTTCTCAGAGTGACACTTGCACAAGCGGCGATCTTGAATGCAAACGTGTTCAAAAAAGTGCCACGAGTAACCCTGAAGTCATTCCAGGAGAGGGACGACGCCGAGCTTCACACAGACGCGTCTGTTGGCCGGTCACAGCTCGAACAGATTCTCTGCAAGCGCTTTGTGACGATCAATGTGATGAGCAAAGCTGAAAGAAAGGGTCACGATAAAGAAATTGCTCTTATGTTGACGCCAGAACTACTGAGCGCAATAACACTGCTGGTGAGCAAGAGAGAATCATGTGGTGTACATGCACTGAATTCCTTCTTATTCGCTAGACCTGTCGCCATACGTACAAGCTTCTACCAGGGGCAAACGTGCATCAGCCTCTTTGTGGCCCGGTGCGGTGCAAAGAACCTTGAGACCCAAAGGCCCGCGCTGTTTCGGAAGCACATGGTAAGAACTTACCAGATCCTGAGCCTCACAAACGACGAGCTTGATCAGCTTGCCAAGTTGCTGGCCCGCGACATTCAGACCGACCGGGACTATTATCAGAAGCCAGAGGCGGCTGGAGACATCGCGAAAATATCAGAGCTCCTCTCAGAAATGGAGAACGGATCTGTTGAGAGATTTGAAGGAAAATCCTTTGAGGACATTGAGATTCCAG ATGAACTGCAGCCGGATTTGAAGGAGTGCGATTCTGACAACAATGACGCCAATGAGGACTGTGAAGATGCAGAAAGTTCAGTTCTGTCAAGAG ACTCATCACCTCAAAAAAGAGTTTCCTCCTCGAAGAAACGCGGCCGAcgcaagaggaagaagagtgaaaGTGAAGAGTCTGTGCAAGATGAAGAGGAACATGATGAGGGGGACGCAGAGAGTGATGACCAGTCGGAGGAGGTTCCCGCCAAGTGTGCCGAGGAGACACCGTCTCGTGGCAACGAAGAGGCAACAAACGTTTCTTTCAGTGATGAGGACATGAACGTGGACTTCGATATGGACGAAGACACCGATGACGACGTCAGAAATGACAACCGTGATGGAGACGTTGGATCAGATGGATCAGCAGCAATGCCTCCGAGGACACAAGTGAAAGGACGCACAGAGCAGGACGAGGACGTCAGTGATAATAAGAAAGAGCGCTCACCACATAAGAACTCCACTGACACAGACCCTGAAGAGACCATGGACGTcgatgcagaggaaacagacaaaGTGACGGGAGGGGAAGGAGCTGACGGCAGGGAAGTGGATACAAGTGGTTCCTCTGCCGCCTTAAACACAG aaaagaagaaaaggttATTAGCGCAAATGAATGGGATGAAGAAAGTGAAGGTGTTAATCCCAAAACTGGACATT AATTTGCAGAATCCAGTCCACATTTCCCAGTTACCACCTGCGTTTAAGAAGTGGCTGGAGAAAGATCAGCCGCTCCAGGACGACGACAACGAGCCCGAAACATCTTCCAGTTCCACAGATGCCAAAAATCATCCCACAACTGAAGAG GCCACATACATGACGTGCTCCCACTGTGAGAAGAGCATGATGAAGGGACAAACCGCTTACCAGAAGAAGGGATTCACACACGTCTTCTGTTCTAAAAGTTGCCTCTTCGAGAAGTTCCCCGTCAACAAGCCAGACACCAAGACCTGTCACTCCTGTCACAA GGCGATAACGCAGCCTCTGGACCTCGTCATGGCCGTAGTCGACGCTCAAGGGACTGTGAAGGACTTCTGCGCTCTGACCTGCCTGTGCCTTTTCAAGTCCGTACATGCGCCTGCCCAAACACCACAGTCCCTCTGCAGCATGTGCAACAAGTCCTGCGCT GCCACGTGTGAGTTGTCTTTAACGCAGGCTGTCCACAAGTTTTGCAACAAATCCTGTTTGGACGGTTTCTGCCGGGACAACATGCCGGCCTGTGATAACTGCAGCTCCCACTGCCGGAAGCAGCCGCTgatgctggagctggaggaagacGGCACGAAGACCATCTGCAGTGAGGAATGTCTGACGGAATTTAAAGAG AAAACCGAAACCCCCCAACCGTGCTCCATGTGCCTCACGTCTCAGCAGATGTCAGACATGGTCAACTACAAAAGCATCGAGGGCACAGTGAAGCTCTTCTGCAATCGCGGCTGTATGGTTTCATACCAACTGAAGCCTGCAGCTCAAG AAAATAAACGCAAAGCttggttgaaaaaaaagaaaaaaggccaACAGACCAAACAAAAACCGAATACT GAAGGTGTGAGCGTTGATTCAGGCTCCACTGCTGAGGAACCAACACTCATCAGCGCAGCCTCGTGTGTCTCCTGTCGCACCTGTGAGACGAGGATGATGAAGGGCCAAACAGTTTATCAGCTGAAGAGCTCGTCGGACGTGTTCTGTTCGGCCTCCTGCTTCACTCAAATGAATCCACACATCAAAGTCGTCACCAAACACTGCCACAACTGCTTTCA GGTGATACTGCAGCCTCTCAAAGTCATCCTGGCTCCAGTGGGTGATGTAGGAACAATGAAGGAGCTGTGCGGCGAGACCTGCCTCGCGTCTGTCAACTCCAGGATGAGCACGGCCGTCCTGAAGACCCAACCGCAAGTCGGCTACCACAAAGTCAACAACCTGACTGCGCCTCAATGTGACATCTGCGCCTCCACCTGCACCGACGACCAGTTCCTGCTGAAGATGGAGGACAGCAGAGTCTGCAGCAAAGAATGTCTGGTCAAGTTCAAAGAG AAAGTCAAGACGCCTCAGATGTGCCCCATGTGTCAGACTTCTCATCAGCTGTCGGACATGGTTGAGGACAAAGACCAGGACGGCAGGTTGGACTTCTTCTGCAGCAACAGATGTTCGGTGGTGTACAAGGCGCAGTTTCTCACCCAGTCAG CGAAGACCAGCTCATCATCTGAGGAGCGCAATATTAAGGATGTGACGCCAAAAGACGTGAAACCAAAGTTGGACTTT ATAAAACAGGAGCCGGTCGACGAGGGGTACAACCAGAATCTGCCTCCCGGCGTCGCCACAGAACACATCAAGGATGAGCCAAACGTGACAAAG GACTTGAAGACCGATCCTGTTTTCTTCCTGACGACAGACTCGCCTCCATCAGAAGACACCTCTCTCTGCCACGTGGATTTGAAACTGTCTTGCCTCAGCTGCAAGAAGACGCTGATGGACGGAGAGACCGTTTACCAAAGGAAGGACCATGCGGACATCTTCTGCTCCACCGCCTGCATCTTAACGTTTTACCAAATGAAACCAGTGAGGAAGACCTGCCAGTTCTGCCTCGA GGAGGTAAGGGAGTCGCAGGACGTCCTCCAGTTCCCGGTGGAGCCTGAGGGGACATTAAAGGACTTCTGCAGCCGGGCCTGTCTGTCCTCCTTCAACTACAAGAAAGTCGTGTCCACCAAAATACCCATCGTGCCTCTCGCATCACATTCCCAATGCAGCATGTGCGGCAGATACTGCATT agcAAACATGAGATCATAAAGCAGGGCCTGGTTCACAAGATCTGCAGCGACCCGTGTTTTTTCCGTTTCTGCAACATGAACAATCTGTCCCTCTGTCAGAACTGTCACTGCCGCTGCAACACACTGCTCACCCTCAAGATGAAGGAGGGCAGCAAAAAACTTTGCACTGCGGCGTGTGTGGCCCAAGTAAAAAAG ACAATCCGAACATTGCAGCCGTGTGTCATGTGCCAGTCTTCCTGTCCGGCATCAGACATGGTGGAAACCATAACCAGTGAAAACGTGGTGGAGCTCTTCTGCACCAACAGCTGTGTGATGGCAGCAAAGATCCAGGCTGCCAGTGTGTCAG GCGCTCCACTGAACTGTGATAACTGTGGGAGGAACACACTACCCGCCTGCCACCTCGCCATGCCAGACGCCACCATCAGAAACTTCTGCACTCTCGCCTGTGCCATGACCTTCAAG GAGACGCAGAAAGACACAAGtgctccctctcacctctcaggAGCCTCGGATCCAACCACCAGTGACTTCCTCAAACCACCAGAGAACCTGCTGTGTCCCCAGTGTCGACGCATCATAAGGACTTCACCCAAAGTTGTCCAGCAAAAG gGCAAAGTGACTTTCGTGTGCAGCCTGGCCTGTTCTCAAGAGTTCAAGAGGGTCACGAACATCACGACAACGTGTGAATACTGTAGAACTGAAGGTATCGCCAGAGACGCGAAGAGAATCGACAGCAAAGACTGCTTCTTCTGCAGTGATG gctGCAAGATTCTCTTTAGTCatgagctggagaggaagtgggGGAAACACTGTGACTCGTGTGCTTACTGCCGCTCCGGCTCCAGGACAGTGTTGACGGCAAATTacgcaggaaaaaaagaggaattcTGCTCTGAGGTCTGCATGTCAAAATACAACATGCTCTACTGCTGC TATGCCAAGTGCGACACCTGCAGTCATAAAGGGAAACTGCGAGAGAGCCTTTCCATGCTGGGGGAGGTCAAACACTTCTGTGACCTCAGATGTGTCCTTCACTTCTGCAACAAAAGGCTCCAGGTGGTCAACACAG attcctcctctcctgaGTCTGCAGGTGCAGCAGCGTCCTCGCCCATCATCACCAGCGTTATCTCCC TATCCAGCACTACACAACATG cTTCTTCCTCCCCTGAATCTTCACGTCAGGCAGAATCCTCCCCGGTCATCACCAGTGTTGTCTCACTTGCGAGTCATCTGGCTCGGCGGAACAAAACCTCCTCCAGCACTACACAACATG AATCTGTCCCTGAAATTCAAACGAAGGTCGTCGGACAT GCCAGTGTTCAAACCGCTCCCAGGGAACTGAAGAACAAGTCTGTGCTCTGCTCCCCGTTGGTCCACAACAAAGGAGTCTCTTGTACGACAGCGACTGTGGACGCAGAAGCACAAACAG ACAACTTCGTACCTCAGGTCATAGTGCTGCCTCTCCCAGTGCCGGCCTACGTTCCACTACCAATGAACATGTACAGCCAGTACACACCACAGCCTGTGGGTCTACCGGTACCG CTGCCAGTGCCCATCTTCCTCCCTGTGGCGCTGGACCGTCCTGATCCAGCGACGAAAGAGAGAGTCGAGCCTCCTGAGGCAGATCTCCACCTCAGGTCTGAGACGGGGACCCAGCAGGACGACCGGAGCGGGAGAGAGAACGGGCTGAGGGCTGAAGAGCTGACCACTGAAGACGAAAGACAAGAAACTCAGGACCTAAACG AACACACCAGTAGCTTCGACGATGATTTGGATAAAAACGATCTGGGTAGTTTCAACCTCCAGGAGCACTCGTTCACTGACGTCAGCCTTTGGTCGCCCGGTCAACCACacactccagctcctcctcccatcAGAGAGGAGCCCGCGAGCTCTGCACCTGCTCCTCCACCGTCACAGCAAACGCTCCTGAGCAAAGTCCACAACAAGAACGAG GGTCCTAAGTTGCCCCAGTTGTGTAAGGCCACCAAAGAGGAGACGTTTCAAAGAGACTTGTCTAAACTCATGTCGAGgaaacagcacaaacagaagAGTCAGTGTGGGATCGATGCCTGGAAGAGATGGATTCAGGGGAGGAAGTCACAAACCAACCTGGACCCTGTTTCTT TCAAGGAGAACGTTCTTCTCTGTTCTGCGGCTGAACTGAGCGACGGCCTCTGTTGCTTCGTCAATGAGGTGAAACAAGCGGATGGAGAGCCGCACCCCCCCGACAGTCTGTTCTACCTCTGCCTCAGCATTCAACAG TTTCTGTTTGAGAACGATCGCATGGAGAACATATTCAGTGACGTGATCTACAGCCAGTTCACCACCGAGTTCACCAAGATCCTCAAACGTCTCAAACCCTCGGTCACAGCCGCTG GTTACGTCCAGTCCTGCGTGGAGGAGGAGTTTCTTTGGGAATGTAAACAGTTGGGGGCGTACTCCCCCATCGTCCTCCTCAACACCctgctcttcttctgctgcaAGAACTTTGGCTTCACCACGGTGGAGCAGCACCGCCAGCTGTCCTTCACCCAGCTTACCTGCTGCACCAGAACCAACCTGAACCACACCCGGACCACTTCCCTGCGCTTCTACCCACCCATATCCACGACTGAAGCTCTGCCAG